Genomic segment of Umezawaea sp. Da 62-37:
GTGCTCCGCGAGGTCGACGGCGCTCCCGGCTTCGACCGGGTGGATGTCGTCCAACCGGCTCTGTGGGCCGTGATGGTGTCCCTGGCCCAGGTCTGGCGCTCCTACGGCGTCACGCCCGCCGCCGTCGTCGGCAGTTCGCAGGGCGAGATCGCCGCCGCGTGCGTCGCGGGCGCGCTGTCGCTCGACGACGCCGCCCGCGTCGTGGCGCTGCGCAGCCAGGCGCTCGGCGCCCTGTCCGGCCTCGGCGGGATGGTGTCCGTCGCGCTGCCGTCCGCGAAGGCCCGCGAGCTGCTGACCCGCTGGGAGGGCAAGCTCTCCGTCGCGACCGTCAACGGCCCGCGCGCCACCGTCGTCTCCGGCGACAACGACGCGCTCGACGAGCTGGTCGCCACCTGCGAGGCCGACGGCGTGCGCGCCAAGCGGATCGCCGTGGACTACGCCTCGCACTCCGCGCACGTCGAGATCATCCGCGACCGGCTGGCCGAACTGCTCGCGCCGGTCACCCCGATGGCGGGCGAGATCCCGTTCTACTCCACCGTCACCGGCAAGCCGGTAGACGGCACCGAGCTGGGCCCCGACTACTGGTACACGAACCTGCGCCAGACCGCCGAGTTCGAACTGGGCGTGCGCGCGCTGGTCGAGCGCGGCCACCGGTTCTTCCTGGAGATGAGCCCGCACCCGGTGCTGGCCATGGGCGTGCAGGACATCGTCGACGACATGGGCACCGAGGCCGTCGTCATCGGCTCGCTGCGCCGCGGCGAAGGCGGCCCGACCCGGCTGCTCACCTCGTTGGCGCAGGCCCACGTCCGCGGTCTCGCCCTGGACTGGGACGCCGTGTTCGCCGGGACCGGCGCCCGCGCGGTCGAACTGCCCACCTACCCGTTCCAGCGCCAGTCCTTCTGGCTCGACACCACCGGTTCCGGCTACGGTGACGTGACATCGGCCGGTCTCACCGTCACCGACCACGCGCTGCTCGGCGCGGCGGTCGCGCTGCCCGACTCGGCCGGTTACCTGTTCACCGGCAGGCTGTCCCAGCGCACCCACCCGTGGCTGACCGACCACCGCGTGTCCGACGCGGTCCTGCTGCCCGGCACGGCGTTCGTCGAATTGGCGATCCGCGCGGGCGACCAGGTCGGCTGCGGTGTCGTGGACGAGCTGACGCTGGAAGCCCCGCTCGTGCTGGGTGACACCACCGCCGTCGTGGTGCGGGTCGTCCTGGAAGCCCCGGACGAGACCGGCCTGCGCGGGGTCGCGGTCTACTCCCGGATCGAGTTCGCGGACGACGACGAGCCGTGGACCCGGCACGCCACCGGCACGATGGCGGCCGACGGGGGAGCGGTGTCCGCCGACCTCACCACGTGGCCGCCGCCCGGCGCAGAGGCGGTCGACACCAGCGGGCTGTACGACGGGCTCGCCGCCATCGGCCTCGGCTACGGCCCGACCTTCCGCGGCCTGCGTGCCGCGTGGCGCTCCGGCGACGACGTGTTCGCCGAGGTCGCACTGCCCGAAGGTGCGAAGGTGGCGGGCTTCGGCCTGCACCCCGCCCTGCTCGACGCGGCCCTGCACGCCGTCGGCCTCGGCTCGTTCATCGAGGTCACCGACACGCCGTGGCTGCCCTTCACCTGGACCGGCACGCGGCTCGACGCCTCGGGCGCGACCGCGCTGCGGGTCCGGATCTCCCCGGTCGGCGCCGGTTCGGTGTCGATCGCTGTCGCCGACGAGACAGGTCGGCCCGTCGCCTCCGTCGAGGAACTGGTGCTGCGCCCCGTTTCCCGGCAAGCCACCGCCGGACCCACCACGGGCCGGTCGCTGTTCCGGGTCGACTGGCAGGTCCTGCCGCTCGACGCCGTCGAGACCCCACTGGAAGAGGTGCCCGATGTTGATGTGGTTTCCCTTGCGCTCCCAGAGGCTGACGCAGGCTCCGTTCACGCAGCCGTTCACTCCGTCCTCGCGCAGGCGCAGGACTGCCTTGCCGGTGAATCCCGTCTTGTCCTCCTCACCGGCGGCGGCGACGCCCGTGCGGCTGCGGCCGTCCGAGGCCTGATCCGTTCGGCCCAGACCGAGAACCCCGACCGGTTCGTCCTGGTCGACTCCGACGGGACCGGGGCGTCCACGCGGATGCTGACCGCCGCCGTCGATTCCGGTGAGCCGGAACTGGAGCTGCGCGACGGTGTCGTGCGCGTTCCGCGCCTGACCCGTGCGGCTGTGTCCACTGTGGACGAGCACGCGTTCCGCGCTGACGGCCGGGTCCTGCTCACCGGAGCCACCGGGGTGCTGGGCGCGCTGCTGGCCCGGCACCTGGTGACCGAGCACGGCGTCCGCGACCTGGTGCTGACGAGCAGGCGGGGAATCGACGCCCCTGGTGCCGCCGAGCTGCGCGCCGAGCTGACCGCGTTCGGTGCCACGGTGGTCGTCGCGGCGTGCGACGCGGCCGACCGCGACGCCCTGGCCGCGCTGTTGGCCGAGCACCCGGTGACCTCCGTCGTGCACACCGCCGGTGTGCTGGACGACGGCGTGCTGTCGTCGCTCACGCCCGACCGGCTGGACACCGTGCTGCGGCCCAAGGTCGACGCCGTCCTCAACCTGGACGAGCTGGCCGGGGACGTCGACAACTTCATCCTCTTCTCGTCGGCGGCGGGGACGTTCGGCAACGCGGGCCAGGCCAACTACGCCGCAGCCAACGCGTTCGTCGACGCCTTCGCCCGCCACCGCCGCGCCCAGGGCAAGCCCGCGCTCTCGCTGGCCTGGGGCCTGTGGGAGCAGGCGAGCGACATGACCGGCGAGATGGCCGACACCGACCGCGGCCGGGTGTCCGGCGGCATCGGCGGTCTCACCTCGGACGAGGGCCTCGCGCTGTTCGACGCCACGCTGGCGTCAACGGAGCCGGTGCTCGTCGCGATGCACCTGGACACCGCGGCCCTGCGCGGCGCCGGTGCCGCGGTCCCGCCGCTGCTGCGCGGGTTCACCCGCGCGGCCGGCAGGCGCACCGCGTCCGCCGCCGACCAGGCCGCCGCTTCGGGGCTGGCGCAGAAGCTCGGCGCGCTGCCGGTGCCCGAGCAGCTCAAGGTGCTGCTCGACCTGGTCCGCACCCACGTGACCGCGGTGCTCGGCTTCTCGTCCACCGACACCGTGGACACCTCGAAGGCGTTCCGGGAGCTGGGGTTCGACTCGCTGACCGCGGTCGAGTTGCGGAACCGGGTCAACGCCGCCACCGGCCTCAAGCTGCCCGCCACGCTCGTCTTCGACTACCCGACCACCGACGTCCTCGCCGAGTACCTGCGCGGCAAGCTCGTCGGCGGGAGCGCGGCCGTGAACGCGGTCCGCGCCGCCGGTTCCGACAGCGACGACCGCATCGCCATCGTCGCCATGAGCTGCCGCTTCCCCGGAGGCGTCACGAGCCCGGATGACCTGTGGGACCTCCTGGCGGAAGGCCGGGACGCCATCGGGGGCTTCCCGACCGACCGGGGCTGGAACATCGACTACCTCACGCAGGCCAGCAACGCCGCCGAAGGTGGTTTCCTCTACGACGCCAGCGAGTTCGACCCGGCGTTCTTCGGCATCAACCCGCGCGAAGCCCTCGCCATGGACCCGCAGCAGCGACTGCTGCTGGAAACCTCCTGGGAGGCCGTCGAACGGGCGGGCATCGACCCGACCTCGTTGCGGGGCAGCCAGACCGGCGTGTTCGCCGGGATGATGTACCACGACTACGGCACCCGGCTGACCGCGATCCCCGAGGAGGTCGGCGGCTACTTCGGCACCGGCACCGCGGGCAGCGTCGCGTCCGGCCGCATCGCCTACACCCTCGGTCTGGAGGGCCCGGCGGTCACGGTCGACACGGCGTGCTCGTCCTCGTTGGTGGCACTGCACCTCGCCGTGCAGGCGCTGAAGTCCGGCGAGTGCTCGCTGGCGCTGGCCGGTGGTGTCACGGTGATGGCGACCCCCGGCACGTTCGTCGAGTTCAGCACCCAGGGCGCGATGGCCCCCGACTCGCGCTGCAAGCCCTTCGCCGCCGGCGCCGACGGGTCGAGCTGGGGTGAGGGCGCGGGCATGCTGGTGATCGAGCGGCTGGCCGACGCCCGCGCCAACGGCCACCCGGTGCTCGCGATCCTGCGCGGCACGGCGGTGAACCAGGACGGTGCCTCGAACGGCCTCACCGCCCCGAACGGCCCGTCGCAGCAACGCGTCATCCGGCAGGCGCTGGCCAACTCCGGTCTGTCCACTTCGGACGTGGACGCGGTCGAGGCGCACGGCACCGGCACCAAGCTCGGCGACCCCATCGAGGCGCAGGCCCTGCTGGAGACCTACGGCCAGAACCGGTCGACGCCGGTCCTGCTGGGCGCGGTGAAGTCGAACCTCGGCCACACCCAGGCCGCCGCCGGTGTCGCCGGCGTGATCAAGATGGTCATGGCCATGAGGCACGGCGTGATGCCGAAGACGCTGCACGTCGACGCGCCATCACCGCACGTCGACTGGACGTCCGGCTCGGTCGAGCTGGTCACCGATCCCACCCCGTGGCCCGACCACGGCCGGGTGCGCCGCTCCGCGGTGTCGTCCTTCGGCATCAGCGGCACCAACGCGCACGTCGTGCTGGAGCAAGCCGACGAGCCCGAGGTGACCGACGAGCCCGGCGGGTGGTCGACGCTGCCGTGGCTGCTGTCCGGCAAGACCCCGGAGGCGCTGCGCGGCCAGGCCGCGAAGCTCAAGGCCCACCTGGCCGCGAACCCCGACGTACGGCCGATCGACGTGGCGTTCTCACTCGCCACCAGCCGCACGCTGCTCGACCACCGCACCGCACTGGTCGCGGCCGACCACGACGAACTCCTGACCGCCCTGGACAACCCCGCCGGCGGTACCCCCGCAACCGGGCAGCTCGCGTTCCTGTTCACCGGTCAGGGCAGTCAGCGTGCCGGGATGGGCCGTGAGCTGCACGTCGCGTACCCGGTGTTCGCGAAGGCGTTCGACGAGGTGACCGCGCTGGTGGACGTGCGGCACACGCAGGAGGAGCTGGACCGCACCGAGTTCACCCAGCCCGCGATCTTCGCGCTGGAAGTGGCGTTGTACCGGCTGGTCGAGTCGTGGGGCGTGAAGCCCGACTACCTGGCAGGCCACTCCATCGGCGAGATCGCCGCAGCCCACGTGGCCGGTGTGCTGTCACTCGAAGACGCCGCCACGCTGGTCAACGCCCGGGCCCGCCTGATGCAGGCCCTCCCTGCCGGTGGTGCGATGGTCGCGTTGCAGGCCACCGAGGAAGAGGTCACTCCCCACCTCACCGCCGAAGTCTCCATCGCCGCCATCAACGGACCCAAGGCGATCGTGCTCGCGGGCGAGGAATCCGCTGTCGCGCAGGTCGTCGAGAAGTTCGCCGACCGGAAGTCCAAGCGCCTCGCCGTCTCGCACGCGTTCCACTCGCCGCTGATGGACCCGATGCTGGACGACTTCCGTTCGGTCGTCGGCACGTTGACCTTCCACCAGCCCCGGATCGGGCTGCTCGGCGACGTGACGAACCCGGAGTACTGGGTAGCCCACGTCCGGAACACCGTCCGTTTCCATGACGCCGTTCAGATCCTCGAACAGCGCGGTGTGACCAAGTTCCTGGAGTTGGGCCCGGACGGCGTGCTGGCCGCGATGGCCGAGGTTCCGGTCATCCCGTCGCTGCGCAAGGACCGCGACGAGGTCCGCTCGCTGGTCACCGCCGTCGCCGCCCTGCACACCCGCGGCGTGCGGGTCGACTGGACCGCGTTCTTCCCCGGCGCGAAGACGGTCGACCTGCCCACCTACGCGTTCCAGCGCGAGCGCTACTGGCTGGAGTCGCCCGCGGGCTCCGACGACGGCACGGCTGTCGGCCTCGGCCTCGGGGCAGGCAACCACCCGCTGCTCGGCGCGGAGGTCTCGCTGCCCGAGTCCGGCGCGCTGGTGTTCAGCGGCAGGCTCGCGCTGGACACCCACCCGTGGCTGGCCGACCACGCCGTGTCCGGCACGGTCCTGCTGCCCGGCACCGCGTTCGTCGAGCTGGCGATCCAGGCCGGGGCGCAGGCCGACTGCGACCTGCTGGAGGAGCTGACCCTCGAAGCCCCGCTGGTGCTCCCCGAGCACGGCGGCGTGGCGCTGCGGGTCATGGTGGGGGAGGAGGAGTCGGGTCGGCGCACGCTGACCGTGTTCTCCCGCACCGCCTCCGACGGCCCGTGGACCCGGCACGCGACCGGCACCCTCGGCACGTCCGACGGCACGGCCCCCGACGACCTGGCCGCGTGGCCGCCCACCGGTGCCGAGCCGGTCGCGGTCGACGGCCTGTACGACGACTTCGCCGCGCTGGGCCTGGAGTACGGCCCGGTGTTCCAGGGCCTCAAGTCCGCGTGGCGCCACGGCGACGACGTGTTCGCCGAGGTCGCGCTGGACGCCGACGCCACCGCCTTCGGCCTGCACCCGGCCCTGCTCGACGCCGCGCTGCACGCCATCCGGTTCGGCGACTTCCTCTCCGACGGCGGGGGCACCCGGCTCCCGTTCTCCTTCGGCGGCGTCCGGCTGCACGCGGTCGGCGCGGGGGAGCTGCGGGTCCGGATGTCCGGCGCGGGCACCGACACCGTGTCGCTGCTGGTTGCCGACGCGACCGGTGCGCCGGTCGCGTCCGTGGACTCCCTGGTGCTGCGCCCGGTCGCGCTCGCCCCGGCCGCGACCGACTCCCTGTTCCACGTCGAGTGGGTGCCGGTTACGGCGGCCGCGCGCACCGACGGGTTCGTGGTGGTCGAGGTGTCCGGCACGGTCTCCGAGGCCGTCCACGCCGCGCTGGCGACCGTTCGCGAGCACGCCGAGTCCGACGCCACCGTGGTGTTCGCGACCCGCGGCGCGGTCGCGGTCCGGCCCGGCGACGACGTGCCCGACCTGGCCGGTGCCGCCGTGCGCGGCCTGGTGCGGTCGGCGCAGGCCGAGCACCCCGGCCGGTTCGTGCTCGTGGACCTGCCCGAGGGCGCCGAGGTCGTCATCGTCGCGGACGAGCCGGAGATCGCCGTCCGCGACGGAGCGGTGTTCGCGCCGAGACTGACCCGCACGGTGTCCGATGTGGACGGCGAGCCGATCTTCAAAACGGACGGCAAGGTCCTGGTGACCGGCGCGTCCGGCGGCCTCGGGTCGCTGTTCGCCCGCCACCTCGTCACCGAGCACGGTGTCACCGACCTGCTGCTGGCCAGCAGGCGCGGTGCTGACGCCCCCGGTGCCGCGGAGCTGCACGCCGAGCTCGTCGGGCTCGGCGCGAAGGTGGAGTTCGCGGCCTGCGACGTCGCCGACCGCGCCGCCGTGGCCGATCTGCTGGCCGCGCACCCGGTCAAGGTCGTGGTGCACACCGCCGGTGTGCTGGACGACTCGACGATCGGCTCCATGACCGCCGAGCAGGTCGACCGGGTGCTGCGCCCCAAGGTGGACGCGGTCGCGAACCTGCACGAGCTGGCCGGTGACCTGGACGCGTTCGTGGTGTTCTCCTCGGCCGCGGGCACGTTCGGCACGCCCGGCCAGGGCAACTACGCCGCGGCCAACGCCTACCTCGACGCCGTGGCGCAGCAGCGCAGGGCGCGCGGGCTGGCCGGTCTGTCGCTGGCCTGGGGCCTGTGGGACGACCTCGGCGGCATGACCGCCGACCAGGACCGCCTGAAGCGGTCCGGCGTGGCCGCACTGGGTGTCGCCGAAGGCCTGGCGCTGTTCGACCGCGCCGCCCGCGGCCCGCACGCGGTCGCCGTGCCGATGAGGCTCGACACCGCCGGACTGCGCGGTGCCGGACCGGAGCTGCCGGCGCTGCTGCGCGGTTTCGCCCGCACCACGACCCGGCGCGCGGCGGCGGCCGACGTCCGGCTGGATCTGCGTGGTCTCTCCACGCAGGACAGGGCCAAGGCGTTGCTGGACGCGGTCCTGGCGCACACCGCCGCGGTGCTGGGCTACGGCGCCAGGAAGGTCGAGCCGGACCGGCAGTTCGTGGAGCTGGGCTTCGACTCGCTCACCTCCGTGGAGCTGCGCAACGTGCTGAACGCGGTCACCGGCCTGCGGCTGCCGCCGACGCTGCTGTTCGACCACCCGACCCCGGCGCTGGTCGCCGAGCACCTCGGCCGCGAGGTCGACGTCCCCGCCGACCAGGTGGCCGGCGCGGCCCCGGCGGGCACGCTGGGCCTGATGTCCAAGCAGGCGGGCGCGTCCGGCCGCGGCGAGGACTTCATGGGGCTGCTGATGGCGGTCTCGGAGTTCCGGCCGTCGTTCACCGGTCCCGAGGACCTGCCCGAGCCGCTGCACACCGTCCGGCTCGCCAAGGGCGACGCGGGCCCCGGCCTGATCTGCTTCCCGCCGATCCTGGCCAACTCCGGTGCCCAGGTCTACGCCCGGTTCGCGGCGTCCCTGCGCGACGAGCGCGACGTGTCCGTTGTGTCCACGCCGGGCTTCCTGCGCGGCGAGCTGGTGCCGGCGTCGGTCGACGCCATCGTGCGGGCCCAGGCGCAGGCGGTGCTCGACCACGCGGAGGGCAAGCCGTTCGTGCTGGTCGGCCACTCCTCGGGCGGCACGCTCGCCCACGGCGTCGCAGCGCACCTGGAGGGTCTCGGCACCCCCGCCGCGGCCTTGGTGCTCATGGACATCTTCCGCCACGACCGGGAAGCCCTGTCCCGCGTGCACCCCGAGGTCGTCGGCGGCGCCGGGTCCACTCAGGACGCCGAGGACGACGCGCTGGTGGACGACCAGCGGCTCACCGCCATGGGCGCCTACTGCCGCGTCCACGCGGGCTGGCAGCCCACCCCCATCAGCACCCCCACCCTGCTCGTCCGCGCGTCGGAACCGTTGCCGGGCACGGATCCCGCCGCAGAGTGGCGGTCCACATGGGACTTCGAGCACGCCGTGCTCGACGCTCCTGGCACCCACTTCTCGATGATGCGGGAGCACGCGGGCACGACTGCCGAGGCCGTGCACGGGTGGCTGGTGGAGAACTTCCCCGAACAGGGGTGAACAGGGGGTGCGGGACGCCGCCTGCGTCCCGCACCATCTTTTCATGCACCCGGTGGAATACCCGTTACCCGACGCGCGTGGAGGTTGTGCGCCCCTGGTCAGGCCGTGAAGTCGTGAGAGGAAAAAGCAACCGCCATGGCACGAGCAATCGTCGACACCGCATTGTGGATCCGCCGTTTCCACCCCGATCCGGACAGCGAGGTCCGATTGGTCTGCCTCCCGCACGCGGGGGGTTCGGCGAGCTTCTACTACCCGGTGTCGGAATCCTTGAGGCCCGGAGTGGAAGTGCTGGCGGTGCAGTACCCCGGTAGGCAGGACCGCCGATCGGAACCGTGCGTCGACACGGTCGACGTGCTGGCCGACCGGATCGTCTCGGCGTTGGAACCGTGGGTGGGGGACAAGCCCCTCGCCCTGTTCGGCCACAGCATGGGGGCCACGCTGGCCTTCGAGGTGGCCCGCGGGCTGGAACGGCGCGGAACCGCCCCCGTCGCCC
This window contains:
- a CDS encoding type I polyketide synthase; the protein is MDNEEKLRDYLKRATADLRTVRKRLKEVEDADHEPIAIIGMSCRYPGGVKSPEDLWDLVTGQRDAISPLPTDRGWDIEGLFGDDPEATNQSYVAKGGFLYDAAEFDPAFFGISPREALAMDPQQRLLLETSWEAFERAGIDPVSVKGSKTGVYAGVMYHDYSTGLTEIPEEIGGYLSTGTAGSVASGRVAYTLGLEGPAVTIDTACSSSLVALHWAIQALRKGECTLALAGGVTVMATPGTFIEFSRQKGLAGDGRCKAFAAAADGTGWGEGAGMLLVERLSEAQRLGHPVLAVIRGSAINQDGASNGLTAPNGPSQRRVIQQALTDAGLTTRQVDLVEAHGTGTKLGDPIEAQALLATYGQDRPEPLRLGSIKSNFGHTQAAAGVAGIIKMVMAVRHGVMPKTLHVDEPSPHIDWSAGAVELLTEERAWPETGEPRRAAVSSFGFSGTNAHTIIEQAAPEAANSGFGSSDLSRFVVGALGKVSTGVLPWVLSARGETALRAQASQLRDHLAADPAASVADLGYSLATTRSRFPHRAVLIGRERADFALDALADGEVSADVVEGIADIRGKVAFVFPGQGSQWVGMALELLDDNEVFRTRMAECERALSSYVDWSLIDVLREVDGAPGFDRVDVVQPALWAVMVSLAQVWRSYGVTPAAVVGSSQGEIAAACVAGALSLDDAARVVALRSQALGALSGLGGMVSVALPSAKARELLTRWEGKLSVATVNGPRATVVSGDNDALDELVATCEADGVRAKRIAVDYASHSAHVEIIRDRLAELLAPVTPMAGEIPFYSTVTGKPVDGTELGPDYWYTNLRQTAEFELGVRALVERGHRFFLEMSPHPVLAMGVQDIVDDMGTEAVVIGSLRRGEGGPTRLLTSLAQAHVRGLALDWDAVFAGTGARAVELPTYPFQRQSFWLDTTGSGYGDVTSAGLTVTDHALLGAAVALPDSAGYLFTGRLSQRTHPWLTDHRVSDAVLLPGTAFVELAIRAGDQVGCGVVDELTLEAPLVLGDTTAVVVRVVLEAPDETGLRGVAVYSRIEFADDDEPWTRHATGTMAADGGAVSADLTTWPPPGAEAVDTSGLYDGLAAIGLGYGPTFRGLRAAWRSGDDVFAEVALPEGAKVAGFGLHPALLDAALHAVGLGSFIEVTDTPWLPFTWTGTRLDASGATALRVRISPVGAGSVSIAVADETGRPVASVEELVLRPVSRQATAGPTTGRSLFRVDWQVLPLDAVETPLEEVPDVDVVSLALPEADAGSVHAAVHSVLAQAQDCLAGESRLVLLTGGGDARAAAAVRGLIRSAQTENPDRFVLVDSDGTGASTRMLTAAVDSGEPELELRDGVVRVPRLTRAAVSTVDEHAFRADGRVLLTGATGVLGALLARHLVTEHGVRDLVLTSRRGIDAPGAAELRAELTAFGATVVVAACDAADRDALAALLAEHPVTSVVHTAGVLDDGVLSSLTPDRLDTVLRPKVDAVLNLDELAGDVDNFILFSSAAGTFGNAGQANYAAANAFVDAFARHRRAQGKPALSLAWGLWEQASDMTGEMADTDRGRVSGGIGGLTSDEGLALFDATLASTEPVLVAMHLDTAALRGAGAAVPPLLRGFTRAAGRRTASAADQAAASGLAQKLGALPVPEQLKVLLDLVRTHVTAVLGFSSTDTVDTSKAFRELGFDSLTAVELRNRVNAATGLKLPATLVFDYPTTDVLAEYLRGKLVGGSAAVNAVRAAGSDSDDRIAIVAMSCRFPGGVTSPDDLWDLLAEGRDAIGGFPTDRGWNIDYLTQASNAAEGGFLYDASEFDPAFFGINPREALAMDPQQRLLLETSWEAVERAGIDPTSLRGSQTGVFAGMMYHDYGTRLTAIPEEVGGYFGTGTAGSVASGRIAYTLGLEGPAVTVDTACSSSLVALHLAVQALKSGECSLALAGGVTVMATPGTFVEFSTQGAMAPDSRCKPFAAGADGSSWGEGAGMLVIERLADARANGHPVLAILRGTAVNQDGASNGLTAPNGPSQQRVIRQALANSGLSTSDVDAVEAHGTGTKLGDPIEAQALLETYGQNRSTPVLLGAVKSNLGHTQAAAGVAGVIKMVMAMRHGVMPKTLHVDAPSPHVDWTSGSVELVTDPTPWPDHGRVRRSAVSSFGISGTNAHVVLEQADEPEVTDEPGGWSTLPWLLSGKTPEALRGQAAKLKAHLAANPDVRPIDVAFSLATSRTLLDHRTALVAADHDELLTALDNPAGGTPATGQLAFLFTGQGSQRAGMGRELHVAYPVFAKAFDEVTALVDVRHTQEELDRTEFTQPAIFALEVALYRLVESWGVKPDYLAGHSIGEIAAAHVAGVLSLEDAATLVNARARLMQALPAGGAMVALQATEEEVTPHLTAEVSIAAINGPKAIVLAGEESAVAQVVEKFADRKSKRLAVSHAFHSPLMDPMLDDFRSVVGTLTFHQPRIGLLGDVTNPEYWVAHVRNTVRFHDAVQILEQRGVTKFLELGPDGVLAAMAEVPVIPSLRKDRDEVRSLVTAVAALHTRGVRVDWTAFFPGAKTVDLPTYAFQRERYWLESPAGSDDGTAVGLGLGAGNHPLLGAEVSLPESGALVFSGRLALDTHPWLADHAVSGTVLLPGTAFVELAIQAGAQADCDLLEELTLEAPLVLPEHGGVALRVMVGEEESGRRTLTVFSRTASDGPWTRHATGTLGTSDGTAPDDLAAWPPTGAEPVAVDGLYDDFAALGLEYGPVFQGLKSAWRHGDDVFAEVALDADATAFGLHPALLDAALHAIRFGDFLSDGGGTRLPFSFGGVRLHAVGAGELRVRMSGAGTDTVSLLVADATGAPVASVDSLVLRPVALAPAATDSLFHVEWVPVTAAARTDGFVVVEVSGTVSEAVHAALATVREHAESDATVVFATRGAVAVRPGDDVPDLAGAAVRGLVRSAQAEHPGRFVLVDLPEGAEVVIVADEPEIAVRDGAVFAPRLTRTVSDVDGEPIFKTDGKVLVTGASGGLGSLFARHLVTEHGVTDLLLASRRGADAPGAAELHAELVGLGAKVEFAACDVADRAAVADLLAAHPVKVVVHTAGVLDDSTIGSMTAEQVDRVLRPKVDAVANLHELAGDLDAFVVFSSAAGTFGTPGQGNYAAANAYLDAVAQQRRARGLAGLSLAWGLWDDLGGMTADQDRLKRSGVAALGVAEGLALFDRAARGPHAVAVPMRLDTAGLRGAGPELPALLRGFARTTTRRAAAADVRLDLRGLSTQDRAKALLDAVLAHTAAVLGYGARKVEPDRQFVELGFDSLTSVELRNVLNAVTGLRLPPTLLFDHPTPALVAEHLGREVDVPADQVAGAAPAGTLGLMSKQAGASGRGEDFMGLLMAVSEFRPSFTGPEDLPEPLHTVRLAKGDAGPGLICFPPILANSGAQVYARFAASLRDERDVSVVSTPGFLRGELVPASVDAIVRAQAQAVLDHAEGKPFVLVGHSSGGTLAHGVAAHLEGLGTPAAALVLMDIFRHDREALSRVHPEVVGGAGSTQDAEDDALVDDQRLTAMGAYCRVHAGWQPTPISTPTLLVRASEPLPGTDPAAEWRSTWDFEHAVLDAPGTHFSMMREHAGTTAEAVHGWLVENFPEQG